GCATCGCGGTGGGGTTGGCGATCCCCTTCCCGGCGATGTCGGGCGCGGAGCCGTGGGCCGGTTGGAAGAGGGCGCGCTCGAGGCCGATCTCGGCGCACGGCGCCATCCCCATCCCGCCCACGAGACCGCCGCACAGGTCCGACAGGATGTCGCCGAACATGTTCTCCATCACCAGGACGTCCGCGGTCCAGGGCTTGCGCACGAGGTCGAGCGCGGCTGCGTCGACGTAGGCGTGGCCGGCGGTGACGTCGGCATGGGCGGCGGCACGCTCGTCGAAGATGGAGCGGAAGAAGGCCATCGAGACGAACACGTTCGACTTGTCGACGCACGTCACCTTACGCTGGCCGCGCCCCTTGTCGGCACGCCGGCGGGCGAGGTTGAAGGCGAAGTCGAAGAGATCCTGCGAGGCCTCGCGGGTGATCTCCATGGTGTCCCGGGCGACGCGCCCGCCCTCCACCGTGCCACGCCCGCGCGAGGCGAAGAGCCCCTCGGTCGATTCGCGCAGCACGATGAGATCCACCGCCTCGGCGCGCGGATCGGCCAGCAACGGCGGCGTGTTGGGATATTTGCGCGCCGGGCGAACACCGGCGAACAGGCGGAACTCGCGCCGCATGTCGAGGTGCGGGGCGACCTCGGTGCCGTCCGGCAGGCGCACGTCGGGCAGCCCCATCGCACCGAAGAGGATCGCGTCGGCGTCGCGCGCGGCCTTGAACGCGCCGTCGGGAAGGTCGCGGCCGGTCTCGCGATAGTAGGCCGCCCCGCCGTCCCACGACTGCTTGGCGATGGAGACGCCGAACCGCGCCTCCAGCGCCTCCAGCACGGTGAGCGCGGAGGCCATCACCTCGATGCCGATGCCGTCACCGGCGAAAACAGCGATGTTGTAGTCTGCCATTGAAGGCCCTTCGGGTGTGCTGCTGCGCGGTTGGCCGATCAGAGCGAGGGGAGGAGATGGAGCGCGCGCACGGTCTTTTCGGCCACCATCGGTCCGACCTTCGCGTCGAACGCCTTGAAGTGGCCGGTCTGCATGTGCGCCCGGAAGGCCGCTTCGTCGTCGTAGATCTCGTAGAGGACGATGTCGTTCGGCGCGGCGGGGTCGGTCAGGACGTCGAAGCGCCGGCAGCCGGGCTCGTCGGCGAGCGACGCGGCGGCGTTGGCGCGCACGAGGTCGGTGAAGGTCGCGACGGCGTCGTCGGCGATGCGGAAGGTCACGAGGATGGCGTACATGGCACGTTCTGGTGTTGGGCCGGCGCATCGGCGCCGGCCGGGATCAGGTCAGTTCGGGAAGGCGGCGTCGAGGTCGGCGAGTTGGCAGGGTGTCAGCATCCGCCGCGGGCGATCGCGGGTGAGGAGCTCGAGCTTCGCCGTCTCCTCCAATTCCTCGGCCGAGAACACCGCGTCGTCGAGCGACTTGCCCGCCACCACCGGGCCGTGATTGGCCAGCAGCACGGCATGGTGCTCGCGCGCCCGCAGGCGCACCGCCTCGGCGAGGGCGCGGTCGCCGGGACGGAAATAAGGGACCACGGCGAGGCGGCCGAGCTTCATGCGCGCGTAGGCGGTCAGGGGCGGCATCGCGTCGTCCGGATCGGTGTCCTCCAGGATCGAGAGGGCGACCGAATGGGTCGAGTGCAGGTGCACGATCGCCTGTGACTCCGGTCGCTCGCCGTACATGGCGAGGTGCAGGAACGCCTCCTTGGAGGGCTTGTCGCCGGAGACGTGGTTGCCGTCCTTGTCGACCAGCGACAGGCGGTGGGGCTCCAAGAGCCCCATGCACGAGTTCGTCGGGGTGATGATGATCCCCTCGCCCGTCTTCACCGAGATGTTGCCGGTGCTGCCGTGAGCGTAGCCGCGCATGTAGAGGAGTTCGGCCATCTTGCAGATGCGGGCGCGCAAGGCCCCCTCGTCGCTCACGAGAGCACCCCGTCGGCCTTGAGGAAGAAGTCCTCGGCGCCGAAGTTGCCCGATTTCAGCGCCAGCGCCAGCGGCTCTGCGGTGGTGCTGTAGGTCCACGGCACGCCGGGATCGATCTCGCGCCCGATCCTCAGCGCCTCGATGCCGAGGGCGCCGATGACCGCGCCGGAGGTCTCCCCGCCGGCGACGATGAGGCGGCGAAAGCCCCGTTCCACCAGCGCCGTGGCGAGCGCGCCCATGGTATGCTCGACCGCTTCGGCCACGGCGCCCTTGCCGTGCTCACGCTGCAGGGCGCGCACCTTCTCCGGCGTGTCGCTGGAGACGATCATCACCGGCCTGTCGGCGCGCTGGTCGGCGGCCCAGTCGGCGAGGCCGGCGACCGGCGTCGCCTCGGCGACGAGGGCGGCGGGGTCGAGCCGCCGGTGCGCGATGCCGGCCTCGGCCGCCGCGGCGACCTGGGCGAGCGTCTTGGCCGAGCAGCTACCGGCGAGGATCGCGGTACGGCCGGGGACGTGTGGGTCGGCGTCGGCGGCACTCGCCTCGCCCAGGAGGCCGAGCCTGCGGTAGGCGTCCGGCAAGCCCATCGCGATACCCGAGCCGCCGGTGATCAGCGGCATGTCGGCCACCGCCTCGCCGATCGCGACGAGGTGCGCGTCGGTGACGGCGTCGAGGACGAGGGCGCCGGTCCCCTCCCGCGACGCCTGGCCCAGCACGTCGCGGATCGCCTCGGCCCCGGCGTCCACCACCTCGAACGGGACGAGGCCGACCGTGTGGCGCGACTGGCGGGCGAGGACGCGCACGAGGTTGGCGTCCGTCATCGGCGTCAGCGGGTGGTCCTTCATCGAGCTGTCCGACAGGAGCAGGTCGCCGACGAACAGGTGCCCCTTGTAGATCGTGCGCCCGTTCTCCGGAAACGCCGGGCACGCCACGGTGACGGGCGCGCCGAGTTCGGCCATCAGCGCGTCCATCACGGGGCCGATGTTGCCCTCGTCGGTGGAATCGAAGGTGGAGCAGTACTTGAAGAGGATCTGCCGCGCGCCGGCCGCCCGCAGTGCCCGCGCACTGGCAAGGCTCATCTCCACCGCCTCTGCGGCGGGGATGGTGCGCGACTTCAGCGCCACCACGCAGGCGTCCGCCTCGGGCAGCGGCACCCCCTCGCGCGGCACGCCGATCGCCTGGACCACGGACATTCCCGCCCGCGCCAGCATCAGGCCGAGGTCGGTCGCCCCGGTGAGATCGTCCGCAACGGCGCCGAAGATCATCGCGCGACCTCCGCCGGGCGGCCTTCGACCGGGTATTGCGGGTCGACGAAGTGGCGCACCGCGGTGGAGCCCTTCGGCACCACCGCCTCGAACGCCGCCTCGTCCTCGGCGCCCCAGGTGACGTCGAGGCCGGCGATGTAGCTTTCCATCTGCGCCAGGGTGCGCGGGCCGACGACGGCGCCGGAGATCATCGGGTTGGCGAGCACGAAGGCGAGCGCCAAACCGCCGAGGTCGGTGCCGCGGGCCTTGGCGTGCTCGGCGAGCTTGGCGGCGGCGGCCAGCGTCTCGGGATGGAACTCGGTCTCCATGATGCGCTTGTCGCGGGCGCTGGCGCGGCTCCCCTCGGGCGCCTCGGCACCCGGCGCGTATTTGCCGGTCAGCACCCCGCGGGCGATGGGGCTGTAGGGGTAGACGGCGATCTGCATGTCGGCGCAGGCCGGCAGCAGCTCCACCTCGATGGAGCGGTTGAGCGCATGGTAGAGCGGCTGGCACACCACCGGGCGACCGATGCCGGCCTCCTCGCAGTAGCGCGTCAGCTGCGCCACGCGCCACGCCTTGTGGTTGGAGACGCCGATGTGCAGCACGCGGCCCTGGCGCACCAGCACCTCGAGCGCCCGCACGGTCTCCTCCAGCGGCGTGTGCGGGTCCTCCTTGTGGAGGTAG
This portion of the Acuticoccus sp. I52.16.1 genome encodes:
- a CDS encoding isocitrate/isopropylmalate dehydrogenase family protein, with amino-acid sequence MADYNIAVFAGDGIGIEVMASALTVLEALEARFGVSIAKQSWDGGAAYYRETGRDLPDGAFKAARDADAILFGAMGLPDVRLPDGTEVAPHLDMRREFRLFAGVRPARKYPNTPPLLADPRAEAVDLIVLRESTEGLFASRGRGTVEGGRVARDTMEITREASQDLFDFAFNLARRRADKGRGQRKVTCVDKSNVFVSMAFFRSIFDERAAAHADVTAGHAYVDAAALDLVRKPWTADVLVMENMFGDILSDLCGGLVGGMGMAPCAEIGLERALFQPAHGSAPDIAGKGIANPTAMLVSTAMMLDWLGEKAGDRRMVEAGDALDRAVWDAYASGTILPVELGGESTNADVTRAVLAALG
- a CDS encoding putative quinol monooxygenase, with product MYAILVTFRIADDAVATFTDLVRANAAASLADEPGCRRFDVLTDPAAPNDIVLYEIYDDEAAFRAHMQTGHFKAFDAKVGPMVAEKTVRALHLLPSL
- the otnC gene encoding 3-oxo-tetronate 4-phosphate decarboxylase; protein product: MSDEGALRARICKMAELLYMRGYAHGSTGNISVKTGEGIIITPTNSCMGLLEPHRLSLVDKDGNHVSGDKPSKEAFLHLAMYGERPESQAIVHLHSTHSVALSILEDTDPDDAMPPLTAYARMKLGRLAVVPYFRPGDRALAEAVRLRAREHHAVLLANHGPVVAGKSLDDAVFSAEELEETAKLELLTRDRPRRMLTPCQLADLDAAFPN
- the otnK gene encoding 3-oxo-tetronate kinase, whose protein sequence is MIFGAVADDLTGATDLGLMLARAGMSVVQAIGVPREGVPLPEADACVVALKSRTIPAAEAVEMSLASARALRAAGARQILFKYCSTFDSTDEGNIGPVMDALMAELGAPVTVACPAFPENGRTIYKGHLFVGDLLLSDSSMKDHPLTPMTDANLVRVLARQSRHTVGLVPFEVVDAGAEAIRDVLGQASREGTGALVLDAVTDAHLVAIGEAVADMPLITGGSGIAMGLPDAYRRLGLLGEASAADADPHVPGRTAILAGSCSAKTLAQVAAAAEAGIAHRRLDPAALVAEATPVAGLADWAADQRADRPVMIVSSDTPEKVRALQREHGKGAVAEAVEHTMGALATALVERGFRRLIVAGGETSGAVIGALGIEALRIGREIDPGVPWTYSTTAEPLALALKSGNFGAEDFFLKADGVLS
- a CDS encoding aldo/keto reductase is translated as MTVSALVPLGRSGLRVSRLCLGTMMFGGRTDETDSARITDRAIDAGINFIDTADAYNGGRSEEILGRILKGKRDRLVVASKLGNPIGDDPNHRGLSPAWILAEVPKILDRLATDRLDVLYLHKEDPHTPLEETVRALEVLVRQGRVLHIGVSNHKAWRVAQLTRYCEEAGIGRPVVCQPLYHALNRSIEVELLPACADMQIAVYPYSPIARGVLTGKYAPGAEAPEGSRASARDKRIMETEFHPETLAAAAKLAEHAKARGTDLGGLALAFVLANPMISGAVVGPRTLAQMESYIAGLDVTWGAEDEAAFEAVVPKGSTAVRHFVDPQYPVEGRPAEVAR